The genomic region TGGCGTCTGGGCTTCCATGGTGAAAGACAAAAAAGCGAGCAGGCCCGTCAGGAGGACAGGCCAGTGGTTTATTCTGAACATAAGCGAAAAACGAACGGTCCGTGACGAAGTGCTCCGGAACGTTGGCAAAGATAAAAAATTGGGCCCGTATGGCGGGAAATTTCCGACCGTTCCGGCGCCTCGTTTTAATTGAAAATAAATGCCGCCAAGCAATAAACGGCCGGCGGAATCTGTTCTATGGACGAGTATTTAACCGACTATGCACCACCGCCTTTCCAGTTTTTTGATGCTTGTTATCCTGCTCACGGTTGGGAGCGGGATGCGGTTTCCGGCCACGGTCAACGGGCTGAAAACCGTGAGTCCAAGTGACGAATACAGCCGCATTGATGCCTATGCCCGCAGCGCCCCGGAATCGGCCGCCCGCAGCATCAACAGCCTGGCCGACTACCTGACGGCGCCCGCGCGCACGGACATGGACAAGGTCCGGGTAATCTACGCCTGGCTGGTATCGCACGTACAGTACGATATGGCCGCCGCCAACAGCCCGTATCGTCAGAAATATTATTCCGAAAAAGAATACGCCACCCGCGTGCTCAACAAACGGAAGGGCCTTTGCACGGGCTATGCGCTTCTGTTCAAGCACATGCTCCAGCGCGCCGGGGTGCAGGCCGTCTGCATCCGGGGGTACGCCCGCACGACCGATGAAGAGTCCGGCCTGCCCGTTAAGGTGGTGGACCACGAATGGAACGCCGTTAACATCGACGGCGACTGGTACCTGTTCGACCTGGCCTGGGCCGTCTCGACCGCCGAAAAAGGAGCCGTCAGCAATGATTTCTATTTCCTGACGCCGCCCGAGCAGTTCGTTTCCCAGCACTTCCCGACGGAAACCCGCTGGCAGCTGCTGTCCCGGCCGGTGACGAAGTCTGAATTCGACCGCTTTCCGAAGCTGTACGCCCCGTATTTCACGATGGGTTTTGGGCCGGAGTTTCCGGAGGACGGCCAGATTGGCGGCAACCTGCCCGCCCAGCTTTCGTTCCGAAACCCCCGTTCGCTGGACTTTCTCTGCACGGTCAGCCGGTTTGGTCAGGGCAAAGGGGTGGAAGTGCCCGTCGTGATTACCCGCACGGGAGACACCTACTCGCTGAGACTGAAGGCAAGTGTGCAGGGCACGGCGACCCTGCGGGTTTACGCCGCGCCCAAATCCGCCTCCCGCTACAAGCAGTTCGACTGCATTGCTTCCTTTACCGTCAGCAACCGGCCGCAGGTGGCCGGCCTCTGAGTTACCGCATGGAAATCAAGAGGTTGCGGTTCTGGTCGATCCGCACGTAGCTTTGTTCCGGAACGACCGTCGTCGTTTCATGCTCCTCGATGATGGCTGGTCCCGAAAGGCAGTCGCGGGCCCAGATTTTGGACCGGTCGTAGATGGGGCTGGAACTGGGCACCAGGTCTTCGTCGAGGAACACGGTCCGGTAGCCTTTCAGCGCCGCAAAGTCCTGTTCGCTGACCCGTCCCGGCGGGGTTGACCGGTGGACCTCCTGCGGCAGTTTTCCCTGAATTTCGGCCAGGCGCAGCGCGTATCCCAGCGCCGCCACCACCCCGACGCCCACCGGCACGATCACCTCCCGGACGCCCAGCAAACGGGCAATGCCGCAGGCGTGCAGCGGACCGGCGCCTCCAAAAACGAGCATGCTGTAAGCCGATTCGGCATCCAGGGCCTCCCCGGTCATATCCCGGATGATGCCCGCCACCAGTTGCTCCACCGCATGCACCACCCGGAACGAAGCCTCTTCCACGCTGACGCCCAGCGGACGGGCGAGGTGTTCGTCGATGACGGCCGAGGCCGCCTCGGGGTGCAGCGGAATTTCTCCCCTCAGAAAATAATCCTGGTTGAGGTAGCCCAGCGCCAGGTACACATCCGTCAGCGTGGGCAGTTGGGATTCGCCCGGAGCTGACCGGCCAAAACTGGCCGGTCCGGTTTCGTGACGGGCATGTTCCGACAGAATTTCGGGCATCCCGGCGGCGTTCAGGCGGACATAGCTGTCTCCGCCGAAAGGCAGTTCCTGACCCTGTTCGGCCAGTACGGAGGTTTCGGCCGACAATTCGGTCAGCAGGGAAATATTGGCCGAAGCCCCGCCCATCCGGAACAGAATGAGCTTTTCGGAGCCCGTCTGCTTCCCGAAAAAACGACCCGCCACCATGCCGCCCATCCGGGCCGGGTGCATGATGACATCCGGGTTCTGCCGGGCTTCTTCCAGGGACAGCAGTTCGCCCTGCCGGGTAATCAGGTACAAGGGCGCCCTGAAGCCGACCTTCCGAAGCTGTTCGTCCAGCTCGACGACGCAGGTGACTGCCCGGTCGGGTGTGGCATCCACGCTCATGCCGATCACCAGCCCCGCGATGTCATCAAACGTAAATTCACGGCGGGCCACAAAGCGGACAATGCTCGCGATGATGCTGGCGGTTGGATCGTGGAAAGTGGTCGGAATCTTTTTAATGTAGACCCGCCCGGAGCCGTCCAGGAGCACCAGATCGGTAAAGGTTTCGCCGAGGTCGATACTGAAATAAATGGGATGAACTGGCATAATGCAGAAGGAGGCCGGAGCCTTAATTGGAAGAAATTCGCATGCGGGTAATGAACCATCGGCCGTCACTGCCTTTGCGCAGGTCAGTGTTTACGGTTGCTTTCTTATCGGCATTCGGTTTACCGGCGGAACCCGGTTCGGTATAGACGTAGGTTTCGGTGGCTGTAGCGGTAGCCTCCTCGATCCGAAGGTTTCTCAGGCGATATTCCCGCACCTTCAGACCCGCCTGCTGTTTCTGGTAATCGGCGGGGCTTTGCTCCTGTCCGCTGGGACCGGTGATTTTCGCTTCCTCCCCAAAATAACCACCCAGCGGGCCGCCCGCGTCGGTCAGGGCCGTCATCCGCTGCTTCAGCATACTGACCAGCGTATCGCGCTCTTTGTAGAGTTCGGGAGTGGTCGTGCGGGTTTCTTTCCGCTGCAGTCGCCGCTGGGTCTGTTCGGTCCCCTGCCCCGCTGCCGCGCCGGAAATACCGAGCAGGAGGACGAGCGAGAATACAACCTTCATACGTTTGCCGTTCATGGGTTTTGTCGTTAGAAAAAGATACGATCAGCGAGCCGGTAGGTGTTGCAGTGGGCCTCCACAATATCGGCGATTCGGGGGGAGTATCCTCCGCCCATCGAAACGGCAATCGGCAGGCCGTACCGACGCGCCTGTTCGAACACAAAAGCGTCCCGCTGCCGGCATCCTTCTAGAGAAACTTTGAATTTTCCTAGTTTGTCGGTTGCCAGGATATCGACGCCGGAAATATAAAACAGAAAATCGGGTTTCTGTTCTTCGATCAGGCGGGGTAATGTTTCAACAAGGGCCGCCAGATAAGGTTCGTCGGTGGTGCCGGTCGGCAGGGCGATGTCCAGATCCGAGATTTCCTTCCGGAGCGGGTAGTTATCTTTGCCGTGCATGCTGAACGTAAAGACCCGGTCTTCGTTTTGGAAAATGACGGCCGTTCCGTTGCCCTGGTGGACATCCAGATCCACGACGAGTACCTTCCGGACGAGCCCGTTTTCCAGGAGGTAATGAGCCGCCACGGCCACGTCATTGAGCAGGCAGAAACCCTCTCCCCGATCCGCGTAGGCATGGTGCGTTCCGCCCGCCACGTTCAGGGCCACCCCGTGTTCGAGCGCCAGCCGACTGCAGTCGATGGTGCCCTGGGTGATAATCCACTCCCGTTTAACCAGCCCTTCCGACAGCGGGAAGCCCACTTTTCGCATCATCCGATCAGGCACGGTCAGGGTTTTGAGCATCCGGACGTACTCCGCCGTGTGGACGCCCAGCACCCAGCGGTCCTCGACCGGCTGAGGGCTAAAAAAATTCTCCGGGGTGCAGGTTCCTTCGTACAGCAGCTGTTCCGGAATCAGTTCGTACTTGCTCATCGGAAAGCGGTGCGGTTCGCCGTTAGGTCCCTGGGGAAGCGGGTGAATGTACAAGGGGTCAAAGGCAATCCGCAGCATACTTTGTAGGCCAGTCAATGGGTTTTGTTACCAATCAATAAATCAAATTCACATATTGGAACAAATCAAATGCATAGATGTTCACAGGAAAACGATACTTAAGCACATATGCCTATAATTTTTATAGACTACATATTCGTACAAACAACCTGTAATTCTTGAAACGCCCTTTCTATCTTCTATGCAGACAGTAATCATCACCGGCGGCGCGCAGGGCATCGGGCGCGTCACAACGCAGTATCTTCTCACGCATGGGTATAAAGTTGCCGTCTGGGATACCGACCCCGAAGCGCTCGATGAAATGCGGGATTTGCTGAAGGCGGCCAATTCCCGGGCCGCCGTGATCAACTGCGATGTGGCGTCGGATGTTGCCGTGAAAAATGCGCTGAAACTGACGCTCGACCAGTTTGGCCGGATCGACCATCTGATCAACAACGCGGGCATTATGATCGAAAAGCCCATCGACCGGCTCACGCTGGACGAATGGAACCGGGTCATCGCCGTCAATCTCACGGGGCCGTTCCTCTGCGCCAAACTGGCCGCACCGCACCTGCAGGAGACGCGGGGAAGCATCATCAACATTGCCTCGACCCGCGCCTTCCAGTCGGAGCCCAACACCTTTGCCTACACGGCCTCCAAAGGGGGTTTGGTGTCGCTCACGCACGCCCTGGCGGTCAGTCTGGGCCCGGCCATCCGGGTCAACTGCATCAGTCCGGGCTGGATCGACGTGACGGCCTGGAAGAAAAAAAGCAAGGCCAAACATGATTCGCTGCGGCCGGAAGATCACCAGCAGCACCCGGCGGGCCGGGTCGGGCAGGCGGACGACATTGCCCGGATGATCCTGTTTCTGATGGCCGAAGAAAATTCTTTTATCACCGGAGAAAACTTTACGCTCGACGGCGGAATGACCAAGAAAATGATCTACGTCTGAGCGTTACCTTTCCGGACACTGAAATTCTGGGGCACTTCCGCACAAGTTGCCCTTTTTTCGTTTGCTTATATGGAGATTACTTACGTATTTTTACGGCTAACAAATGCTTGATGAATAAACCAAAATGATAATCGAGTCATCCAGTTTTGACAACGAGGATAAGTATTTCCCCCAAGGCGACGAAACCGTGTGGAATCAGGCAGTTGTGGACTTGCAGACCCGGTTTTATCAACTTACTGAGACTCTGGAAAAACTGGAAGAAAATACCGCTTCCCAGCACCCCGAACGTGCCAGTCTCATCTCCCGGCTTACCGAACTCCAGGAAACCGTCCTGCTGACCATGACTACGCTGCGGATCGAACTCTCCGACTTTGCCCACAATTCCCGGGGAAGTGGTCTGGAAAATGTATCCTTCAAATTTGGTAGCCATACCGAAGTTCTTCTCTCCCTCACGCGCCTTGTCGATTCCGAACTAGCCTGCGTCGCCTCGCTCCAGCCTTAATAAAAATTCTCACTTTTGTATCCGTTCATAAGAAACTTTATTTATTATTGTTGATAGATTTACCAGTATTTCGGAGCAATCCTTACTTTTGCACAAGCACATAACGAAGTCATGGTCATGCAATAATCTAAGGAATTATCGGCTATCCACCTGTTCCATTACTTAACTAACCGACTGCATTTATGGCCTCCCAGCCAATCGACCGACGTTCGACAGCCGGCAACATGAGTGACGAAGATCTTGTCAACCTTGTCCGCACATCCCATGATCCTGTCTTTTTCGAAGCCCTCTACCAGCGGTACGTCAGCAAAGTGTACCGTAAATGCCTCACCATGACCACCAATCCGGAGCAGGCCGAAGACCTGACCCAGGATGTGTTCATGAAAGTGCACCGCAACATCGGCCGTTTCAAGGGACAATCCCGGTTTTCGACCTGGCTGTACGCCATTACCCACCATCACGTGGTCGATGAGCTGCAAAACCAGCTCCCTTCGGTGCGCCTGGAACCCCAGACCTGGGCCAACCTCCAGGTGACGGAAGATGCCTCCGCTCCCAGCAAAGACGAACAGTGGATTCAGGTTCAGGAAGTCCTTAAAAAGCTCTCGGATACGGACCGGGAAATCATCCTGATGCGCTACGAGGAAGGACTCAGCATTGAAGAAATCAGCGAACGCAGCCAGATGGGCATCAGCGCCGTCAAAATGCGCCTGAGCCGCAGCCGCACCAAGCTCAAAAAGATCATTGAGGAAATGGAAAGCTCCTGATCCGGGACTGCCTTTTCTGTAAACACCGCGTCCGGCCCCGTCCGAAAACGCATATCGCCCAGCAACAAAAAGCCGGACCCAGGACGGGTCCGGCTTTTGCCTTTCCGGATTTCTGCCCCGGGCCGCGCTTACCGGACGGGGCTGAAGAGGTGGTTCCAGCGGATGGCATTCCAACCGTTTTTGGGAGCCGGATCAAGCGACATCCAGACAAACACCGCCTTCCCGACGATATGGTCTTCCGGAACAAAACCCCAGAAACGGGAATCTTCCGAATTGTGCCGGTTGTCGCCCATCATGAAATAATAGTCCTGTCTGAACGTGTACGTCTTCAGCGGCTTTCCATCTATTTCCACGGTGGTAGCGGTCACGACCGGCATTTCATGGCCTTCGTACCGCTGAATAACCGGGCCGTAGAGCGCGATCGTCTCCCGGTTGATGGGAACGGTCATTCCTTTTCGGGGGACGCGTACGGGGCCAAAATTATCGATATTCCAGGGAAAGACCGAACCTCCGTAAATCCCCTCCTGCCGACGGCCGGGCTGCTCCAGCACGGGCTCAATGCCCTGCACCCAGTCCAGCGCCTTTAATTCCTCAACTACCCGGCGGGACGTAAACACGCGGTACCCAACCGGAACCGACGTCCGCCGGGCGGCATCGTACGCTTCCAGCGGCTGCCAGTTGATAAATGGTCCTTCGGCCGAGTTGAAATCGTTGACAATGCCGTAGCGCCTGAAAAACGCCTCCCCGAGCGGCTCGGTGGTCCGGATAAAATACGACGACCGGGCATCTTCCGGCAGCGGCAGTTTGCGGTCGTTGACGTATACTTCCCCCAGTTTGACCGTCAGCACATCGCCCGGAATGCCGACGCACCGCTTGATGTAATTTGTCCGCAGATCGCTCGGATGGTCCGGCTCGCCGGCAATCGGGGGCGGGTAGTTGAACACGACCACATCGCCGTTTTTGACCGTGGTAAATCCCGGCAGGCGATAGGCGGGCAACTGAATGGCGCGGCTGTAGGAAGGAAGATTGGTTCCCCAGATTTTCTGATGCGTCAGCGGAATCTGGAGCGGCGTTTTGGGCGTCAGGGCGCCGTAGTGCAGTTTACTGACAAACAGGAAATCGCCCACCAGCAGGCTGCCTTCCATCGAAGGGGTCGGGATGGCGAAGGCCGTAAACGTAAAAAAACGAATCACCGTGGCGGCCACGACCGCAAACACCAGCGAATCGAGCCATTCTTTCCAGGCCGGTTTGCGGCCTTTGTCGGCTTTCGTCGTTTTGGGTTTTGTTCTGAACATAATCTCCTGAGTTTGGTAGTTAACGGGTCCGGGAAGGGACAGAGGCCATTTTGGAAGAAAGGTAATCAGAAGCCGGGAAGCGGGGGCCGTTCTTTACACCAGCGGTTTCTGAGGACGGTAAACACCCGCTTTGGGACGCGTCGGGCCGGAAAACCGGCGGGTAGAGAAACAGAAAAGCCAGTCAGCAATGACTGGCTTAAGTGACCGATAGGGGAATCGAAGTCGAGCGCGACCCCGGCCCTGTTTGTACCATGAAACAGGCCCCGGATAAAACAGAAAAGCCAGTCATTGCTGACTGGCTTCAGTGACCGATAGGGGAATCGAACCCCTGTTTGAACCGTGAAAGGGTCCCGTCCTAACCGCTAGACGAATCGGCCTTATATGAGGCAGTGTTTTTAAAAATCTGGTAGGGTTCAACACTGCAAACTCTGCTACCTTGGTGACCGATAGGGGAATCGAACCCCTGTTTGAACCGTGAAAGGGTCCCGTCCTAACCGCTAGACGAATCGGCCTTTTCTGTTGACTTCGTTTTCTGTGTGACCGTCTTCCGAAATCGTGGTGCAAAGGTACGGCGAAATTTCAACAATGCAAGTCCCCGGCACAAAAAATGAAAATTTGAACGTTTTAAAACGGCATTTCCAGCGTTTGGAAGTACTTTTGGGAGTTCAGTTCCAATTACTTGCCAACCCACGATTAATGAAAAAAAAATTTTTACTGGCGTTGGGAATCTTAACGGCCACCGCCGGATTTTCCCAGAATACACCTCTTCAACATCCTGATCAGTTTCTCGGCTACACGGTCGGGAAAAAGTTTACGCCGCAGCACCGCGTCAACGCCTACGCCGAGCAACTGGCCCGTCAGTTTCCCAACCGGGTCAAAGTCCTGCCGTACGGTACCACGCACGAAGGTCGCCCCCTGCTGACGGTGGTGGTAGCCTCGGAAGCCAACATGGCCCGTCTGGAGGAAATCAGAACCAATAACCTGAAGCAGATCGGGCTCCTATCGGGCACGCCCACGACCCCCGGCGGGCCGCCGATTGCCTGGCTTACCTACAACGTCCACGGCAACGAGGCCGTCAGTTCCGAAGCGTTCATGCTGGTCCTGCACGGTCTGCTCAACGCCAACGACCCGCTTTCCCGGAAAATTCTGGACAAAACGGTTGTGATTCTGGACCCCTGCGCCAACCCCGACGGCCACGACCGCTACGTGAACTGGTATACCCAGATGGCGGGCGTCAATCCTGACCCGACCGCCTTTGCCCGCGAACACAGCGAGCCCTGGCCGGGTGGTCGCTATACGCACTACATCTTCGACCCCAATCGCGACTGGGCCTGGCAGACCCAGGAAATCACCCGCCAGCGCATGGCTCTGTACCAGCAGTGGATGCCTCATCTGCACGGCGATTTTCACGAAATGGGGGCCGAAAGCCCGTACTATTTCTCCCCGGCGGCCCGCCCCTACCACGAGGACATTACGCCCTGGCAGCGTGAATTTCAGCAGGTGATCGGCCAGTACAACACGAAATATTTTGACAAGAACGGCTGGCTATATTTCACCCGCGAAAATTTTGACCTCTTCTACCCCAGCTACGGCGACACCTGGCCGACCTACAACGGCGCCATCGGCATGACGTTCGAGCAGGGCGGCGGCGGCCGGGCCGGACTGGCCCTTCAGAAGGCGGACGGCGACACGCTGACCCTCCGGGAACGCATCGACCACCACGTCGTGGCCAGTTTCGCTACGCTGGAGTCCATCGCCGACCGCGGCGATCAGGTCGTGATGGAATACCGGAATTTCTTCGAAAAAGCGGCCCGGACGCCGGTGGGTGAATACAAAACGTACGTCATCAAGACCAAGAACGAGGAAGGCCGCATTCAGGCGCTGACCCAGTTGCTGGACAATAACCAGATTCAGTACGGCGTCGCCGGAAAATCGCTGAAAACGCAGGGATTCAACTACTTCTCTCAGAAGTCGGAGGCCGTCACGGTGGAAGACAATGATCTGGTCATCAGCGCCTACCAGCCGAAATCGACCTTCCTGAAAATTCTTTTCGAGCCAAAATCGGTGCTCGAAGATTCGGTTACCTACGACATCACGTCGTGGGCGCTGCCCTACGCGTATGGCCTGCGGACGTATGGTCTGAAAGAACGGCTGAACCCAGCGGGCAAGCCCGCCAATCCGGCCGCGGCCGCCGTTACGGGCACTCCGTACGCTTATCTGGTGCGCTGGAAATCGGCCCAGGATGCGGCCTTTCTGGCGGCGCTGCTGAAAAACAAGGTCCGGGTGCGGGTGGCCGAACGGGGCTTCAAGCAAAACAACGACGTGTTTGATGCCGGGACGCTGATCATCACGCGCGGCGGAAACGAACGGCTGGGCGACCGCTTCCACCGGATTATTCAGGAAGAAGCGCAGAAACAGGGCGTCCGGCTGATTGCCGCGGGAAGCGGCTTTGTGACGGAAGGCGCTGATTTCGGCTCCGGAAGCGTATTCGCCCTGAAAGCGCCCCGGGTGGGCGCGCTGATGGGCGACGGCACCGTTCCGACGGCAGCCGGTGAGGTCTGGCATTTCTTCGACCAGGAACTCCA from Tellurirhabdus rosea harbors:
- a CDS encoding transglutaminase domain-containing protein is translated as MHHRLSSFLMLVILLTVGSGMRFPATVNGLKTVSPSDEYSRIDAYARSAPESAARSINSLADYLTAPARTDMDKVRVIYAWLVSHVQYDMAAANSPYRQKYYSEKEYATRVLNKRKGLCTGYALLFKHMLQRAGVQAVCIRGYARTTDEESGLPVKVVDHEWNAVNIDGDWYLFDLAWAVSTAEKGAVSNDFYFLTPPEQFVSQHFPTETRWQLLSRPVTKSEFDRFPKLYAPYFTMGFGPEFPEDGQIGGNLPAQLSFRNPRSLDFLCTVSRFGQGKGVEVPVVITRTGDTYSLRLKASVQGTATLRVYAAPKSASRYKQFDCIASFTVSNRPQVAGL
- a CDS encoding hydantoinase/oxoprolinase family protein, with translation MPVHPIYFSIDLGETFTDLVLLDGSGRVYIKKIPTTFHDPTASIIASIVRFVARREFTFDDIAGLVIGMSVDATPDRAVTCVVELDEQLRKVGFRAPLYLITRQGELLSLEEARQNPDVIMHPARMGGMVAGRFFGKQTGSEKLILFRMGGASANISLLTELSAETSVLAEQGQELPFGGDSYVRLNAAGMPEILSEHARHETGPASFGRSAPGESQLPTLTDVYLALGYLNQDYFLRGEIPLHPEAASAVIDEHLARPLGVSVEEASFRVVHAVEQLVAGIIRDMTGEALDAESAYSMLVFGGAGPLHACGIARLLGVREVIVPVGVGVVAALGYALRLAEIQGKLPQEVHRSTPPGRVSEQDFAALKGYRTVFLDEDLVPSSSPIYDRSKIWARDCLSGPAIIEEHETTTVVPEQSYVRIDQNRNLLISMR
- a CDS encoding histone deacetylase family protein; the protein is MLRIAFDPLYIHPLPQGPNGEPHRFPMSKYELIPEQLLYEGTCTPENFFSPQPVEDRWVLGVHTAEYVRMLKTLTVPDRMMRKVGFPLSEGLVKREWIITQGTIDCSRLALEHGVALNVAGGTHHAYADRGEGFCLLNDVAVAAHYLLENGLVRKVLVVDLDVHQGNGTAVIFQNEDRVFTFSMHGKDNYPLRKEISDLDIALPTGTTDEPYLAALVETLPRLIEEQKPDFLFYISGVDILATDKLGKFKVSLEGCRQRDAFVFEQARRYGLPIAVSMGGGYSPRIADIVEAHCNTYRLADRIFF
- a CDS encoding glucose 1-dehydrogenase, which gives rise to MQTVIITGGAQGIGRVTTQYLLTHGYKVAVWDTDPEALDEMRDLLKAANSRAAVINCDVASDVAVKNALKLTLDQFGRIDHLINNAGIMIEKPIDRLTLDEWNRVIAVNLTGPFLCAKLAAPHLQETRGSIINIASTRAFQSEPNTFAYTASKGGLVSLTHALAVSLGPAIRVNCISPGWIDVTAWKKKSKAKHDSLRPEDHQQHPAGRVGQADDIARMILFLMAEENSFITGENFTLDGGMTKKMIYV
- a CDS encoding RNA polymerase sigma factor, which gives rise to MASQPIDRRSTAGNMSDEDLVNLVRTSHDPVFFEALYQRYVSKVYRKCLTMTTNPEQAEDLTQDVFMKVHRNIGRFKGQSRFSTWLYAITHHHVVDELQNQLPSVRLEPQTWANLQVTEDASAPSKDEQWIQVQEVLKKLSDTDREIILMRYEEGLSIEEISERSQMGISAVKMRLSRSRTKLKKIIEEMESS
- the lepB gene encoding signal peptidase I, with product MFRTKPKTTKADKGRKPAWKEWLDSLVFAVVAATVIRFFTFTAFAIPTPSMEGSLLVGDFLFVSKLHYGALTPKTPLQIPLTHQKIWGTNLPSYSRAIQLPAYRLPGFTTVKNGDVVVFNYPPPIAGEPDHPSDLRTNYIKRCVGIPGDVLTVKLGEVYVNDRKLPLPEDARSSYFIRTTEPLGEAFFRRYGIVNDFNSAEGPFINWQPLEAYDAARRTSVPVGYRVFTSRRVVEELKALDWVQGIEPVLEQPGRRQEGIYGGSVFPWNIDNFGPVRVPRKGMTVPINRETIALYGPVIQRYEGHEMPVVTATTVEIDGKPLKTYTFRQDYYFMMGDNRHNSEDSRFWGFVPEDHIVGKAVFVWMSLDPAPKNGWNAIRWNHLFSPVR
- a CDS encoding M14 family metallopeptidase, with the translated sequence MKKKFLLALGILTATAGFSQNTPLQHPDQFLGYTVGKKFTPQHRVNAYAEQLARQFPNRVKVLPYGTTHEGRPLLTVVVASEANMARLEEIRTNNLKQIGLLSGTPTTPGGPPIAWLTYNVHGNEAVSSEAFMLVLHGLLNANDPLSRKILDKTVVILDPCANPDGHDRYVNWYTQMAGVNPDPTAFAREHSEPWPGGRYTHYIFDPNRDWAWQTQEITRQRMALYQQWMPHLHGDFHEMGAESPYYFSPAARPYHEDITPWQREFQQVIGQYNTKYFDKNGWLYFTRENFDLFYPSYGDTWPTYNGAIGMTFEQGGGGRAGLALQKADGDTLTLRERIDHHVVASFATLESIADRGDQVVMEYRNFFEKAARTPVGEYKTYVIKTKNEEGRIQALTQLLDNNQIQYGVAGKSLKTQGFNYFSQKSEAVTVEDNDLVISAYQPKSTFLKILFEPKSVLEDSVTYDITSWALPYAYGLRTYGLKERLNPAGKPANPAAAAVTGTPYAYLVRWKSAQDAAFLAALLKNKVRVRVAERGFKQNNDVFDAGTLIITRGGNERLGDRFHRIIQEEAQKQGVRLIAAGSGFVTEGADFGSGSVFALKAPRVGALMGDGTVPTAAGEVWHFFDQELQYPVTLLDASGLNAANLRNLDVLVLPNGYSYSRILSDRTLGDIREWVRGGGKLIAMERATSAFADKADFGLAKKTDKGKDSKEKGKKDSDLMDSLKSFGSRERDAVSDETPGSIFRVDLDKTHPLAFGYTNGYYSLVQNAYDYDLLKDGWNVGYLRSNNYVSGFVGKNAREKLQNTPVHAVQQIGRGSVIYMMDDPLFRGFWYNGKLLFANAVFFVGN